In the genome of Paraburkholderia azotifigens, the window ATTTCATCGGCGGCGAATATGTCGATCCACAGGGACCGCGCATCGAGGTCGCGCGTCCGTCCGATGGCGTCGTCTACACGTCGGTGCCCATCGCAGATGCGGCGATGATCGACCGCGCAGTGCAAAACGCATGGACGGCGTTCCGCACGAGCGGCTGGGCGCGCAGCGCGCCGCGCGAGCGCGCCCGCGTGCTGCGGCGCTTCGCCGATCTCGTCGCCGCCGATGCACACAATCTCGCGCCGCTCGAAGCGCTCGGCTCGACGCGCCCTGTTCGCGACGCTTTCAACTGGGACGTGCCGTTCACGGCGGAAGGCATCCGCTTCTATGCGGAATTCGCCGACAAGATTGGCGGCGACGTGGCCGCGACCGATCACGATCATCTCGGCATGACGATCGCCGAACCGTACGGCGTGATCGGCGCGATCGCGCCGTGGAATTTCCCGCTCGTGATGGCGTCGTGGAAGATCGCGCCCGCGCTCGCGGCGGGCAACGCCGTCGTGCTGAAGCCTTCGGAGATGACGCCGCTTTCCGTGCTGCGCCTCGCCGAACTTGCCGTCGAAGCGGGCGTGCCGCCCGGCATCTTCAACGTCGTGCAAGGCGACGGCCGCACGACGGGCGACGCGCTCGTGCGCCATCCGCGTATCGCGAAGGTGACGTTCACCGGCTCGACGCGCACGGGCGCGGCCATCATGACCGCGTGCGCCGAAACAGGCACGAAGCCCGTCACGCTCGAACTGGGCGGCAAGAGTCCGCAGATCGTTTTCGCCGACGCACCGCGTCTCGACGATGTCGCGCGCCGCATTGCGGGCGCGATCACGGGCAACGCGGGACAGGTGTGCGTCGCGGGTTCGCGGCTGCTGGTCGAACGGGGCATCGC includes:
- a CDS encoding aldehyde dehydrogenase family protein, whose translation is MDRFDPLTINVRSGHFIGGEYVDPQGPRIEVARPSDGVVYTSVPIADAAMIDRAVQNAWTAFRTSGWARSAPRERARVLRRFADLVAADAHNLAPLEALGSTRPVRDAFNWDVPFTAEGIRFYAEFADKIGGDVAATDHDHLGMTIAEPYGVIGAIAPWNFPLVMASWKIAPALAAGNAVVLKPSEMTPLSVLRLAELAVEAGVPPGIFNVVQGDGRTTGDALVRHPRIAKVTFTGSTRTGAAIMTACAETGTKPVTLELGGKSPQIVFADAPRLDDVARRIAGAITGNAGQVCVAGSRLLVERGIAEDLAERIRRIFSEAKAGATWSPDTTLAPIISEPQAARIEAIVGRSVASGATLRCGGRRADAATPGAFYMPTLLTDVTPHTDAVREEIFGPVLTLQTFDTEDEALALAAHPDYGLAAGVHTADLGRALRMVRGVETGTVWVNRYGRTSDFTIPTGGYKRSGIGKDLGRQAYEANLRFKSVLIDARV